In a genomic window of Salegentibacter salegens:
- a CDS encoding glycoside hydrolase family 31 protein: protein MITNTELEQKGNAFPSSVISFRKDVDTLYFTTENDVSLQITILRDGLLRFRYSTTGMFAKDFSYAITKHASIGYNQLDIEEKEDNYNITTTKIICEVSKKGLKVKIYDRTDGTLINEDELGFHWEDSYEFGGDIVKMSKVSHDGESYFGLGDKPGHLNLKGKRFENWVTDSYAYGKDTDPIYKTIPFYTGLHNKKAYGIFFDNTFRSYFDFAQERRFVTSFWAQGGEMNYYFIYGPKMTDVVEYYTDLTGKPDLPPLWALGFHQCKWSYYPESKVKEITSKFRELQIPCDAIYLDIDYMEGFRCFTWNKEYFPDPKRMVKELEEDGFKTVAIIDPGIKIDKNYWVYREGLENDYFCKRADGPYIKGKVWPGECYFPDFTNPKVREWWSGLFKELIEDIGVKGIWNDMNEPAVMEVPNKTFPHDVRHDYDENPCSHRKAHNIYGMQMARATYHGVKKFSHPKRPFVITRAAYSGTQRYTSTWTGDNIANWEHLWIANVQVQRLAMSGFSFAGSDIGGFAEQPHGELFTRWIQLATFHPFFRVHSSGDHGDQEPWTFDEDITDIVRKFIELRYQLLPYLYTAFWDYTEKGIPLIKSLVMFDQEDINTHYRIDEFIFGDSILACPVIEPNAKGRRMYVPRGNWYNYWTDELVKGGKEIWVDADIDSMPVFIKEGAIIPKYPVQQHVAEKKIEEVTLEVYYKKGKEDSQFFEDAHDGYDYTKGRFCLRSFKLTGRKNQLIIQQHKEGSFDGDCKNFKLKIHGLPFEIKTIQLDNETKSLEHLQVNGCLTMIIDENFTELDFNGENGE from the coding sequence ATGATCACCAATACCGAGTTAGAACAAAAGGGAAATGCTTTTCCATCTAGTGTAATTTCCTTCCGTAAAGATGTAGATACGCTCTATTTCACCACAGAAAATGATGTGTCATTGCAAATTACAATCCTTCGGGATGGGCTGCTTCGCTTTAGATATTCCACTACTGGAATGTTTGCTAAAGATTTTTCTTACGCGATTACCAAACACGCAAGCATAGGTTACAATCAATTAGATATTGAAGAAAAAGAGGATAATTACAATATTACCACTACTAAAATTATCTGTGAGGTTTCTAAAAAGGGTTTAAAAGTTAAGATTTATGATCGTACAGACGGCACATTGATTAACGAAGATGAGCTCGGTTTTCATTGGGAAGACAGCTACGAATTTGGTGGTGACATCGTGAAAATGAGTAAAGTTTCTCACGATGGTGAGAGCTATTTTGGACTTGGCGATAAACCAGGGCATCTTAATTTAAAAGGAAAGCGCTTTGAAAATTGGGTAACCGATTCTTATGCCTACGGAAAAGATACCGATCCAATTTATAAAACAATTCCGTTTTACACCGGGCTTCACAACAAGAAAGCCTACGGAATTTTCTTTGATAACACCTTTAGATCTTATTTTGATTTTGCACAGGAACGTCGATTTGTAACCAGCTTTTGGGCGCAGGGTGGCGAGATGAATTATTATTTTATCTACGGCCCTAAAATGACCGATGTGGTAGAATACTATACCGATCTTACCGGAAAACCAGATTTACCACCTCTTTGGGCCTTAGGGTTTCACCAGTGTAAATGGAGCTATTATCCTGAAAGCAAGGTAAAAGAAATCACTTCTAAATTCAGGGAATTGCAAATCCCCTGCGATGCTATCTACCTGGATATTGATTATATGGAAGGTTTCCGCTGCTTTACCTGGAACAAAGAATATTTCCCCGATCCTAAACGAATGGTGAAAGAACTTGAAGAAGATGGTTTTAAAACTGTAGCCATTATTGACCCGGGAATTAAAATTGATAAAAATTACTGGGTTTATAGAGAAGGACTTGAAAACGATTACTTCTGTAAGCGTGCCGATGGCCCTTATATAAAAGGAAAAGTTTGGCCGGGAGAGTGTTATTTCCCCGATTTCACCAATCCTAAAGTAAGAGAATGGTGGTCTGGGCTTTTCAAAGAATTAATAGAAGATATTGGGGTAAAAGGTATCTGGAACGATATGAACGAGCCTGCGGTAATGGAAGTGCCCAATAAGACATTTCCACACGATGTAAGGCACGATTATGATGAAAATCCCTGTAGCCATAGAAAAGCCCACAATATTTACGGGATGCAAATGGCACGCGCAACCTACCACGGGGTAAAAAAATTCTCCCATCCTAAACGCCCGTTTGTAATTACCAGAGCGGCCTATTCGGGAACGCAGCGATATACCTCAACCTGGACCGGAGATAACATCGCCAACTGGGAACATTTATGGATTGCCAACGTGCAGGTACAGCGCCTGGCAATGTCTGGTTTTTCTTTTGCAGGTAGTGATATTGGCGGTTTTGCTGAACAACCTCACGGCGAATTATTTACCAGGTGGATTCAATTAGCAACTTTTCACCCGTTTTTTAGGGTGCATTCTTCGGGAGATCACGGCGACCAGGAACCCTGGACTTTTGATGAAGATATTACCGATATAGTGCGAAAGTTTATCGAATTGCGGTATCAATTACTTCCTTATCTCTACACCGCATTTTGGGATTATACCGAGAAAGGCATTCCGTTGATAAAATCTTTGGTGATGTTTGACCAGGAAGATATAAACACCCACTATAGAATAGATGAGTTTATTTTTGGAGACAGTATTCTTGCCTGCCCCGTAATCGAACCAAACGCGAAAGGCAGACGTATGTATGTGCCGCGCGGAAATTGGTACAACTACTGGACCGACGAGCTGGTAAAAGGCGGTAAAGAAATCTGGGTAGATGCCGATATAGATAGTATGCCGGTCTTTATTAAAGAAGGTGCTATTATTCCAAAATACCCTGTACAGCAGCACGTAGCCGAGAAAAAAATAGAAGAAGTAACCCTGGAAGTTTACTACAAAAAAGGCAAAGAAGATTCACAATTTTTTGAGGATGCCCACGATGGTTACGATTATACCAAGGGGCGTTTTTGTTTGAGAAGTTTCAAACTTACTGGCAGAAAAAATCAACTAATTATTCAGCAGCATAAAGAAGGTTCTTTTGACGGTGATTGTAAAAATTTCAAATTAAAAATTCACGGATTGCCATTTGAAATAAAAACCATTCAGTTAGATAATGAAACTAAATCTTTAGAGCATTTACAGGTTAACGGCTGCCTCACCATGATTATAGATGAAAACTTTACCGAACTGGATTTCAATGGGGAAAACGGCGAATAG
- a CDS encoding ketopantoate reductase family protein, translating to MKILIFGIGGVGGYFGGKLAQAGVDVTMIARGKHLEEIRSNGLEIESINGSFNVKPQLVTDNLAEVHTPNLVILGVKSWQIPEVAGQLKSIISAGTMVLPLQNGANNVEILLEILPKRNVLAGLCHIVSFVERPGKIKHVSFEPRITFGEIDNSNSERIQQLKSVFDKAGISTFNPENIQLETWKKFLFIATISGLAGLTRVSIDRIRESEYLFDLLKKTAQEIKLVANAKGIPLAEEHLEKAFEIIENQPPGTTASTQRDIMAGRPSELKNFNGFIVKEAKKLGIATPVNKMIYECLLPMEMEARKS from the coding sequence ATGAAAATATTAATCTTCGGAATTGGAGGCGTAGGCGGTTATTTTGGTGGAAAACTCGCCCAGGCAGGTGTTGACGTAACCATGATTGCCCGCGGAAAACACCTCGAGGAAATCAGGAGTAACGGACTTGAAATTGAAAGCATCAATGGTAGCTTTAATGTGAAACCTCAACTGGTAACCGATAATTTGGCTGAAGTCCATACGCCAAACCTGGTAATTTTAGGTGTAAAATCCTGGCAAATTCCCGAAGTGGCCGGGCAACTAAAATCAATAATTTCAGCTGGAACTATGGTTTTACCTTTACAAAATGGTGCGAATAATGTAGAAATACTGCTGGAAATTCTACCGAAGCGAAATGTTTTGGCCGGGCTTTGCCATATTGTGAGTTTTGTAGAAAGACCGGGAAAGATAAAACACGTTTCTTTTGAACCGCGCATCACTTTTGGTGAGATTGATAATTCAAATTCAGAAAGAATTCAGCAATTAAAATCAGTGTTTGATAAAGCTGGAATTAGCACTTTTAACCCGGAAAATATTCAGTTGGAAACCTGGAAAAAGTTTTTGTTTATTGCCACAATTAGTGGTCTTGCTGGGTTAACACGGGTTTCTATAGATAGAATAAGGGAGAGCGAATACTTGTTTGATTTACTGAAAAAAACTGCGCAGGAAATTAAACTGGTAGCCAATGCTAAGGGAATTCCGCTGGCAGAAGAGCATTTGGAAAAAGCTTTTGAGATTATTGAAAATCAGCCGCCGGGAACTACCGCTTCTACACAACGCGATATTATGGCAGGGAGGCCTTCAGAATTAAAAAATTTCAACGGATTTATTGTGAAAGAAGCCAAAAAATTAGGCATTGCAACACCCGTAAATAAAATGATCTACGAGTGTTTATTGCCTATGGAAATGGAAGCGAGAAAAAGTTAA
- a CDS encoding cell division protein FtsX has product MSTSFEKYQRRRLISSYFSVVISIALVLFLLGMLGLLVLNTKKVADHFKEQIALTVYLKDTAKEVEIEQLKKSLAMAEYTKSTTYVSKEAAAEAHSEEIGEDFMEFLGYNPLQNSIDVYMNADFVSGEQVDEIATDLTSKNFVDEVVYDKPLIALLNENVKKISFWVLIASGIFTFIAVLLINSSIRLSVYSKRFIIKTMQMVGATKGFIRKPFIWQSVKLGIIGAIIALVGMAGALYYLNNSFPQLSLTSDVKLLAALFIGVFVMGILITWLSTFFATSRFLNLKTDELYY; this is encoded by the coding sequence ATGAGCACATCTTTTGAAAAGTACCAGAGACGTCGATTAATCTCGTCTTATTTTTCGGTAGTGATTAGTATTGCTTTAGTCCTTTTTTTATTGGGAATGTTGGGATTACTGGTTTTAAACACTAAAAAAGTAGCCGATCATTTTAAAGAGCAAATTGCGCTTACCGTATATTTAAAAGATACCGCCAAAGAGGTTGAAATTGAACAGCTCAAGAAAAGCCTGGCGATGGCCGAGTATACCAAATCTACCACCTACGTTTCTAAAGAAGCCGCCGCCGAGGCGCACAGCGAGGAAATAGGCGAGGATTTTATGGAGTTTTTAGGCTATAATCCCTTACAGAATTCTATAGATGTGTATATGAACGCCGATTTTGTCTCTGGAGAACAGGTAGACGAAATAGCAACCGATCTTACTTCTAAAAACTTTGTAGATGAAGTGGTTTACGACAAACCGCTTATCGCACTTTTAAACGAAAACGTAAAGAAAATTAGTTTTTGGGTACTTATTGCCAGCGGGATTTTCACATTTATTGCGGTATTGCTTATAAATAGTTCTATTAGGCTTTCGGTATATTCTAAACGATTTATTATAAAAACCATGCAAATGGTAGGCGCTACCAAAGGTTTTATTCGCAAGCCTTTTATCTGGCAAAGTGTAAAATTGGGAATAATAGGTGCCATTATCGCGCTTGTTGGTATGGCCGGAGCGCTTTATTACCTCAACAACAGCTTCCCGCAGCTTTCATTAACTTCAGATGTGAAATTACTCGCTGCTTTATTTATAGGCGTTTTCGTTATGGGAATCCTTATCACCTGGCTAAGTACATTTTTTGCCACTTCAAGGTTCTTAAACCTAAAAACCGACGAGCTTTATTACTAA
- a CDS encoding YceI family protein, translated as MKVLKSYQVILTGVFFMLLTAGSMFGQNFKMDNSSEIIVEGTSNIHDWEMNATSKQGGATITTEDGKLTGISKLQVSIPAESLESGKGGMDKNAYKALNTKKYKTIEFKLDEVKKIESNGSNSYKVNGMATLKISGVSKQVPVEFTAKLNGNKLEINGEESLNMTNYKIDPPTAMFGTITTGEELTIKFKSTFSK; from the coding sequence ATGAAAGTTTTAAAATCATATCAAGTTATTCTTACAGGCGTATTTTTTATGTTGCTAACCGCAGGCAGCATGTTCGGGCAAAATTTCAAAATGGATAATTCTTCAGAAATTATTGTTGAAGGAACCTCTAATATCCACGATTGGGAAATGAATGCAACCTCAAAACAAGGAGGTGCAACCATTACCACCGAAGACGGGAAATTAACAGGAATCTCTAAACTTCAGGTAAGCATTCCTGCTGAAAGCCTGGAAAGTGGAAAAGGCGGAATGGATAAAAATGCATACAAAGCACTTAATACCAAAAAATATAAAACTATCGAATTCAAGCTGGACGAGGTTAAGAAAATCGAGTCCAACGGCAGCAACTCTTATAAAGTAAACGGTATGGCCACGCTAAAAATTTCAGGAGTTTCTAAACAAGTTCCGGTTGAATTTACCGCCAAGCTTAACGGAAACAAATTGGAAATAAACGGGGAAGAAAGCCTAAATATGACCAATTACAAGATTGACCCTCCTACTGCTATGTTTGGAACAATTACTACAGGAGAAGAACTAACTATTAAATTCAAATCAACATTTTCTAAATAA
- a CDS encoding YceI family protein, which yields MKTYFPLLFILFFTITGVAQTGIETKKIDILPDSHLSIKGTTNINDFECDFNTLRFKNETFKVHYTENGEILHFKNSVLPLENVNFDCGNRKINKDFHELLKSKEHPEILLKLKKIDMRGEGNSIVTIGFTIAGVNKDYKFPVEITREQQLCFNGKLKLNIKDFNLEAPSKIFGLIVLDEEIEINFNLNVKT from the coding sequence ATGAAAACTTATTTTCCTTTACTTTTTATATTATTTTTTACTATTACGGGAGTAGCACAGACTGGTATAGAAACCAAAAAAATTGATATCCTCCCAGATAGCCACCTAAGTATTAAAGGCACCACCAATATCAACGATTTTGAATGTGACTTTAATACCCTTAGGTTTAAAAATGAAACTTTTAAAGTGCATTATACAGAGAATGGTGAAATTCTTCATTTTAAGAATAGTGTTTTACCCCTGGAAAATGTGAATTTTGATTGTGGAAACCGAAAAATAAATAAAGACTTTCACGAGCTTTTAAAATCTAAAGAACATCCAGAAATCCTGCTGAAACTAAAGAAAATAGATATGCGCGGGGAAGGAAATTCTATAGTAACCATAGGCTTTACAATTGCAGGAGTTAATAAGGATTATAAATTTCCGGTAGAGATTACCAGGGAGCAGCAACTTTGTTTTAATGGAAAACTGAAACTTAACATCAAAGATTTTAACCTGGAAGCACCGAGTAAGATCTTTGGTTTAATTGTGCTGGATGAAGAGATAGAAATTAATTTCAACCTTAATGTTAAAACCTAA
- a CDS encoding acetyl-CoA hydrolase/transferase family protein — MLKPNMLKHLKILSAQNAVATVKSGDRIFIQGAAMTPVTLIDALCDRYNELTDVEIIQIHTEGKAKYTEEPYAGSFSINTCFVAGNVRHAVNSHKGTYIPIFLSEIHNLFRRDILPLDVAFIQVSPPDKHGYCSLGVSVDITLPAIQKAKKVIAQINPNVPRTHGDGIIHSSQIDAAIEVNQPIFSTSITAPTEIERQIGKHVAELIEDGATLQMGIGGIPNVVLNNLQNHKNLGIHTEMFSDGILPLVKSGVITGANKEIKTGKLVTCFAIGSPDLYDFIDDNPIVHFKEAAYTNDTAIIRQNPKVTAINSAIEIDLTGQVCADTIGKYQFSGVGGQMDFIRGAALSEGGKPIIAMPSITKKGISKIVPFLKEGAGVTTTRAHVHYIATEYGVVNLYGKNLKQRAKELISIAHPNHREQLEKDSHNQFR; from the coding sequence ATGTTAAAACCTAACATGCTGAAACATTTAAAAATATTATCGGCGCAAAATGCGGTTGCCACAGTAAAATCTGGTGACCGCATTTTTATTCAGGGTGCCGCAATGACGCCGGTGACCCTAATTGATGCGTTATGCGACCGTTATAATGAATTGACCGATGTTGAAATTATACAAATTCATACCGAGGGAAAAGCAAAATACACCGAAGAACCTTACGCCGGTTCTTTTAGCATAAACACTTGTTTTGTTGCCGGCAATGTTAGACATGCAGTTAACTCACATAAAGGAACCTATATTCCCATATTTCTAAGTGAAATTCATAACCTTTTCCGAAGGGATATTTTGCCATTAGATGTTGCTTTTATCCAGGTTTCCCCTCCCGATAAACACGGCTATTGTTCCCTTGGAGTTTCAGTAGATATTACTTTACCTGCTATTCAAAAGGCCAAAAAAGTAATCGCGCAAATAAACCCAAATGTACCAAGAACCCACGGGGACGGCATTATCCACAGCAGCCAAATTGATGCTGCTATAGAAGTTAATCAACCTATTTTTTCCACAAGCATTACCGCTCCTACCGAAATTGAAAGGCAAATAGGCAAACATGTAGCCGAACTAATTGAAGATGGCGCTACCCTACAAATGGGAATTGGTGGAATCCCCAATGTGGTTTTAAATAATCTCCAAAACCATAAAAACCTGGGAATACATACCGAAATGTTTTCTGACGGAATTTTGCCATTGGTTAAATCGGGAGTAATAACCGGTGCAAATAAGGAAATAAAAACCGGGAAACTGGTGACGTGTTTTGCCATAGGTTCGCCTGATTTATATGATTTTATTGATGATAATCCCATTGTGCACTTTAAAGAAGCAGCCTATACAAATGATACAGCCATAATTAGACAAAATCCCAAAGTTACCGCAATAAATTCTGCTATAGAAATAGATCTTACCGGCCAGGTTTGTGCTGATACTATTGGGAAATATCAATTCTCTGGAGTTGGCGGGCAAATGGATTTTATAAGAGGCGCAGCACTTTCTGAAGGTGGCAAACCCATTATCGCTATGCCATCTATCACCAAAAAAGGAATTTCCAAGATTGTGCCCTTTCTAAAAGAAGGTGCCGGCGTAACCACAACCAGGGCTCACGTGCATTACATTGCTACAGAATATGGGGTAGTAAATCTCTACGGAAAAAACCTAAAACAAAGAGCAAAGGAACTTATCTCTATAGCCCATCCCAACCATAGGGAGCAATTGGAGAAAGATTCTCACAATCAATTTCGGTAA
- a CDS encoding group III truncated hemoglobin, whose protein sequence is MKNDIKTREDVFLLVTGFYKKVRQNPEIGHFFNEVIEDWDAHFEKLTDFWESNLFFKATYKGNPQKVHVKVDQENNQAISNYHFGIWLNLWFETIDELYEGELANRAKNNARKMSSHLYLKMFQEREKNK, encoded by the coding sequence ATGAAAAATGATATTAAAACCCGGGAAGATGTTTTTCTACTGGTTACCGGATTTTATAAAAAAGTAAGGCAAAATCCTGAAATTGGTCATTTTTTCAATGAGGTAATAGAAGACTGGGATGCACATTTTGAGAAGTTAACCGATTTCTGGGAAAGCAACCTCTTTTTTAAAGCAACCTACAAAGGCAATCCCCAAAAAGTTCACGTAAAAGTAGACCAGGAAAACAACCAGGCGATTTCCAATTATCATTTTGGGATTTGGCTAAACTTATGGTTTGAAACTATAGACGAATTATATGAAGGTGAACTCGCCAACCGGGCAAAAAATAACGCCAGGAAGATGTCTTCACATTTATATTTAAAGATGTTTCAGGAGAGAGAAAAGAATAAATAA
- a CDS encoding carbonic anhydrase, whose amino-acid sequence MTKDEVLNRLKDGNGRFTADKKEGKLQDKSRREELTKGQEPYAIVLSCADSRVVPELAFDTGLGELFTVRVAGNIANSSSIASMEYAVANLGTEIIVVMGHESCGAVTAAMSGGDNGYNLNHLVSHIAPAIAASAKDAPVNDVVKKNAQLTAEELKTRSTIIKDAADSGKVKIVPAYYNLDSGKVDFL is encoded by the coding sequence ATGACTAAAGACGAAGTATTAAATAGACTTAAAGATGGTAACGGCCGTTTTACTGCGGATAAAAAAGAAGGAAAGTTACAGGATAAATCTCGCCGGGAAGAATTAACCAAAGGCCAGGAGCCTTATGCAATTGTTTTAAGCTGTGCCGATAGCCGTGTAGTACCAGAACTTGCTTTTGATACCGGCCTGGGTGAATTATTTACCGTGCGTGTAGCCGGAAATATAGCCAATAGTTCTTCTATTGCGAGTATGGAATATGCAGTTGCTAATCTTGGAACCGAAATTATTGTAGTAATGGGTCACGAAAGTTGTGGAGCTGTAACTGCGGCAATGAGTGGGGGAGACAATGGTTACAACTTAAACCACCTTGTTTCTCACATTGCTCCGGCAATCGCTGCTTCAGCCAAAGATGCACCGGTGAATGATGTAGTGAAGAAAAATGCACAGCTGACGGCTGAAGAGCTTAAAACGCGTTCTACCATCATTAAAGATGCTGCAGATAGCGGAAAAGTGAAAATCGTACCGGCTTATTATAATTTAGACTCCGGGAAAGTAGATTTTCTATAA
- a CDS encoding universal stress protein translates to MNILILTDFSPQAYNAARYALNSNSGSSKFYVLHASSTGEASQIDEALLDFVARLKKEPAANGHSFSTLPFSDNLINATRKAVTEKRIDLIVMGASGKNTSNFQGLGGNTCNVVKKVKCPVLVVPNCDFKQWENLYLPLDLRFPVHTEALQLLQKLSVSKDVTLDVWEFNYNKAGTQIEDFKLPNYKLVRKTLKEESDFFGKFWPEANIKANVIVFFARQLHITEKLLNRLSATETRKQNLPVLILHG, encoded by the coding sequence ATGAATATTTTAATACTTACAGATTTTTCTCCCCAGGCTTATAATGCTGCACGCTATGCCTTGAATTCAAATTCAGGCTCATCAAAATTTTATGTGCTTCATGCTTCTTCTACCGGCGAAGCTTCGCAGATAGATGAGGCGCTTTTAGATTTTGTTGCCAGGCTTAAAAAAGAGCCGGCAGCAAATGGACATTCATTTTCTACCCTTCCTTTTTCCGATAATCTTATAAACGCAACCCGAAAAGCGGTAACCGAAAAGCGGATAGACCTAATTGTAATGGGGGCATCAGGAAAGAACACTTCTAATTTTCAAGGCTTAGGCGGTAATACCTGTAATGTGGTAAAGAAAGTAAAATGTCCGGTATTGGTTGTGCCTAATTGTGATTTTAAGCAATGGGAAAACTTATATCTTCCATTAGATTTACGTTTTCCGGTCCATACTGAGGCTTTACAGTTATTGCAAAAGTTATCGGTATCAAAAGATGTGACCTTAGATGTGTGGGAATTTAATTATAATAAGGCTGGAACACAAATAGAAGATTTTAAACTCCCTAATTATAAACTTGTAAGAAAAACGCTGAAAGAAGAGTCAGATTTCTTCGGGAAATTTTGGCCAGAGGCAAATATAAAGGCCAATGTTATTGTGTTTTTTGCGCGCCAACTTCATATTACAGAAAAGCTTTTAAACAGGCTTTCAGCTACCGAAACCCGGAAACAAAATCTTCCGGTTCTTATACTTCACGGTTAA
- a CDS encoding response regulator, protein MKKILLIEDDVTVRENTAELLELSNYEVVTAPDGRKGVDKAKEEIPDIIVCDIMMPELDGYDVLTRLSEDSQTKGIPFIFLSAKTEHKDVRRGMDLGADDYLTKPFEEEDLLSAIESRLAKVEILQAQENNNGEAVQNLSAFREMMRNRDQISFKAGENIYEEGKSSLHFYMVERGVVKAHKYDSRGKEMITELYKEGDFFGNLSFNKNSAYGEYATALEDSVLYVVSKDELREILKSNSNISMELLQEMGDHLMGVKEQLMEIAYASVRRKTARTILLFAHKIKKNPLHSIRISRADLAGVAGIASETLIRTLSDFKKEGLIEIEGRNVKLLDAEKLEAIS, encoded by the coding sequence ATGAAGAAAATACTTTTAATTGAAGACGATGTAACCGTTAGGGAGAATACTGCAGAATTGCTGGAACTCTCAAATTATGAAGTAGTAACCGCACCCGATGGAAGGAAAGGTGTAGATAAAGCAAAAGAAGAAATTCCCGATATTATTGTGTGCGATATCATGATGCCAGAGTTGGATGGCTATGATGTGCTTACCCGCCTTTCAGAAGATTCACAAACCAAAGGGATTCCTTTTATTTTCCTTTCGGCCAAAACCGAGCATAAAGATGTAAGAAGAGGGATGGATCTTGGCGCCGACGATTATTTAACCAAACCTTTTGAAGAAGAAGACCTTTTAAGCGCCATAGAAAGCAGGCTGGCAAAAGTAGAGATTTTACAGGCCCAGGAAAATAATAACGGGGAGGCTGTTCAAAACCTATCGGCTTTTCGTGAAATGATGAGAAACCGGGATCAAATTAGTTTTAAGGCGGGTGAGAATATTTATGAAGAAGGCAAATCTTCCCTGCATTTTTATATGGTAGAACGCGGGGTTGTTAAGGCGCACAAATATGATAGTCGCGGTAAAGAAATGATTACCGAACTATACAAAGAAGGTGATTTCTTCGGAAATCTTAGCTTCAATAAGAATTCAGCTTATGGTGAATATGCTACCGCTTTAGAAGACAGTGTGCTTTACGTGGTTTCTAAAGATGAATTAAGGGAAATTCTTAAGAGTAACAGCAATATTAGTATGGAATTGCTGCAGGAAATGGGCGATCATCTTATGGGTGTAAAAGAGCAACTTATGGAAATTGCCTATGCTTCAGTAAGAAGAAAAACAGCCCGAACTATTTTACTTTTTGCTCATAAAATTAAGAAAAACCCATTACACAGTATTAGAATTTCTCGGGCAGACTTGGCAGGAGTCGCTGGTATAGCTTCAGAAACGCTAATAAGAACTCTTTCCGATTTTAAAAAAGAAGGACTTATTGAAATTGAAGGCAGAAATGTGAAGCTTTTAGATGCAGAAAAACTAGAGGCAATTAGTTAA
- a CDS encoding PAS domain-containing sensor histidine kinase: protein MALEFFKENEQIFNTLFEAASEGVIVVDSQQVIVTANKAALIMFGYEKEELLGEHLNILIPVRYKANHHEHFDKFMKDSEKRQMGHGRDLFGVKKDGTQFPVEAGLNPFKVDGECFVMSLVVDITVRKINQQRIRELNVELEDKIKIRTRELRHTVDDLEKEITKRKEAEKRIKLALKQEKELNELKTKFLSLVSHEFKTPLSGILTSATLAEKYTQAEQQEKRTKHLTTIKNKVHYLNNILNDFLSLERLESGNVNYKYTAFSLNKLVNEVIYNANVTLKYGQEIEYDSEMEDVTLYQDEKILELILSNLIGNSIKYSPEDSTIYFRIFPTKEKIIFEVEDEGMGIPQKDQKHIFERYFRAENALLNQGTGIGLNIVKVHLENMGGRIKFESVENKGTKFTVTLPNQNR, encoded by the coding sequence GTGGCTTTAGAATTTTTTAAAGAGAACGAGCAAATATTCAATACTTTATTCGAAGCGGCTTCAGAAGGAGTTATCGTGGTAGACAGCCAACAAGTAATAGTTACGGCCAATAAAGCTGCCTTAATTATGTTTGGTTATGAAAAGGAAGAACTTTTAGGTGAACATCTCAACATTTTAATCCCTGTACGCTATAAAGCTAATCACCATGAGCATTTTGACAAGTTTATGAAAGATAGTGAGAAAAGGCAAATGGGCCATGGTAGGGATTTGTTTGGGGTAAAAAAAGACGGAACCCAATTTCCGGTAGAAGCGGGGTTAAATCCGTTTAAGGTAGATGGGGAGTGTTTTGTGATGTCTTTAGTTGTAGATATTACGGTTAGAAAAATAAATCAGCAACGCATTAGGGAACTTAATGTAGAGCTGGAAGACAAAATTAAAATACGAACCCGGGAACTAAGACATACGGTAGATGACCTTGAAAAGGAAATCACAAAGCGAAAGGAAGCCGAAAAACGTATTAAACTCGCACTAAAACAGGAAAAAGAACTCAATGAGTTAAAAACAAAATTTCTTTCCCTGGTGAGTCACGAATTTAAAACTCCCCTAAGCGGAATCCTGACTTCGGCTACTTTAGCCGAAAAATACACACAAGCGGAGCAACAGGAAAAAAGGACAAAACACCTTACTACAATAAAAAATAAGGTACATTATTTAAATAATATTTTGAATGATTTTCTCTCGTTAGAACGCCTGGAATCTGGAAACGTGAATTACAAATACACAGCTTTTAGCCTAAATAAACTGGTAAACGAAGTTATTTATAATGCCAATGTTACTTTAAAATATGGGCAGGAGATAGAATATGATAGTGAGATGGAAGATGTAACCCTGTACCAGGATGAAAAAATCCTGGAACTTATTCTTTCAAACTTAATAGGAAATTCTATTAAATACTCGCCGGAAGATTCCACGATCTATTTCCGAATATTTCCTACTAAAGAAAAAATTATCTTTGAAGTTGAAGATGAAGGAATGGGAATTCCGCAGAAAGATCAAAAACATATTTTTGAACGTTATTTTAGGGCCGAGAATGCTTTGCTGAACCAGGGGACAGGCATAGGACTTAATATAGTTAAAGTTCATCTTGAAAATATGGGAGGCAGAATTAAATTTGAAAGTGTAGAAAATAAAGGCACTAAATTTACCGTAACATTACCTAACCAAAATAGATAA